A genomic window from Streptomyces brevispora includes:
- a CDS encoding sensor histidine kinase, whose protein sequence is MLRFLHPLAAPVTYTRWLHLLMPVAPVSVWLFISMDTPWVPVALAALVGLIPGMRLAEGTQGQLLLTPAERGDPDATISVAPSTSWSERWRTALWLEVRLLCAGLAGLATVWLPATTVDLVRSAFGRNPSDEWLAAGLGAHWWAAVLAPVPLLVMLAVVVGCGELITAAARWLLGPTPAQRLTMLEERTEQLLERNRIARELHDSIGHALTVAVVQAGAARAAHDPEFTERALMAIEETGRDALEDLERVLRVLRESGKPPGQRPSLSEADRLLDSARGAGAEVDAEVSGPLTQVPDSVSREGYRILQESLTNALRHSGAVPVRVRITVAEGRLELEVTNPYIGSTGTSGGGSGLRGIRERAALLGGNAKTGLYGGEWIVHASLPLDRIR, encoded by the coding sequence ATGCTCCGCTTCCTCCACCCGTTGGCCGCGCCGGTCACCTACACCCGCTGGCTGCATCTGCTCATGCCGGTCGCCCCCGTGAGCGTGTGGCTGTTCATCTCGATGGATACGCCGTGGGTGCCCGTCGCCCTCGCGGCTCTGGTCGGCCTGATACCCGGCATGCGGCTCGCCGAGGGGACCCAGGGGCAGTTGCTGCTGACGCCCGCGGAGCGCGGCGACCCCGATGCGACGATCTCGGTGGCACCGTCAACCTCTTGGTCCGAGCGCTGGCGGACCGCGCTCTGGCTGGAGGTGCGGCTGCTGTGCGCGGGCCTGGCCGGCCTGGCCACGGTGTGGCTGCCGGCTACGACGGTCGACCTCGTCCGCTCGGCGTTCGGCAGGAATCCGAGCGACGAATGGCTTGCCGCCGGGCTGGGCGCGCACTGGTGGGCTGCGGTTCTCGCTCCTGTTCCGCTGCTGGTCATGCTCGCCGTGGTCGTCGGCTGTGGAGAGCTGATCACCGCGGCCGCCCGTTGGCTGCTGGGCCCGACGCCGGCCCAGCGGCTGACAATGCTGGAGGAACGCACCGAGCAACTCCTTGAACGCAACCGGATCGCGCGCGAGCTGCACGACTCGATCGGGCACGCCCTGACGGTGGCGGTGGTGCAGGCGGGTGCCGCTCGGGCGGCGCACGACCCGGAGTTCACCGAACGGGCGCTGATGGCGATCGAGGAGACCGGCCGTGACGCGCTGGAGGACCTGGAGCGGGTACTGAGGGTGCTGCGTGAGTCGGGCAAGCCTCCCGGGCAACGGCCTTCACTCAGTGAGGCGGACCGTTTGCTGGACTCCGCGCGGGGTGCCGGGGCCGAGGTCGATGCCGAGGTGTCCGGTCCGCTGACGCAAGTACCGGATTCGGTGTCCCGTGAGGGATACCGCATCCTTCAGGAGTCCCTCACCAATGCCCTGCGACACTCGGGGGCCGTCCCCGTCCGGGTCCGTATCACCGTTGCGGAAGGACGGCTGGAGTTGGAGGTGACCAACCCGTATATAGGTTCGACCGGTACGTCCGGGGGTGGAAGTGGGCTGCGGGGTATCCGGGAGAGAGCCGCCCTGTTGGGCGGAAATGCCAAGACCGGCCTGTACGGAGGGGAATGGATAGTGCACGCGAGCCTTCCGCTGGACCGCATACGCTGA
- a CDS encoding response regulator has product MPVTVLLVDDEPLVRAGLRAVLEAQTDIEVVGEAGDGAAVIPLVRQLRPDVVAMDVRMPLMDGIEATRVVLRTVPDPPKILVVTTFENDEYVYEALRAGADGFLLKRARPVEIVNAVRLVAEGESLLFPAAVRQLAAEYGTSRAREVMDRASLTEREAAVLRLMARGLSNAEIAAKLVVGVQTVKTHVSAVLAKLGARDRTQAVIAAYESGFVAPS; this is encoded by the coding sequence ATGCCGGTTACCGTTCTTCTGGTCGACGACGAACCTCTGGTCCGCGCGGGTCTGCGTGCGGTCCTGGAGGCCCAGACCGATATCGAGGTCGTCGGTGAGGCGGGTGACGGTGCCGCGGTGATCCCGCTGGTGCGTCAGCTGCGACCCGACGTCGTGGCGATGGACGTCCGTATGCCGTTGATGGACGGCATCGAGGCAACCCGGGTGGTGCTGCGCACGGTGCCCGATCCGCCGAAGATCCTTGTGGTGACGACGTTCGAGAACGACGAGTACGTCTACGAGGCGCTGCGCGCGGGGGCTGATGGATTCCTCCTCAAGCGGGCCCGGCCCGTCGAGATCGTGAACGCGGTGCGGCTGGTGGCGGAGGGTGAGTCCCTGTTGTTCCCGGCGGCGGTCCGACAGCTCGCCGCCGAATACGGTACGAGCAGGGCGCGGGAGGTTATGGACAGGGCTTCGCTCACCGAGCGCGAGGCCGCGGTGCTGCGGCTGATGGCCCGGGGCCTGTCCAACGCCGAGATCGCCGCCAAGCTCGTGGTGGGCGTCCAGACGGTGAAGACCCATGTCAGCGCCGTACTCGCGAAGTTGGGTGCCCGGGACCGCACCCAGGCGGTCATCGCTGCCTATGAGTCCGGATTCGTCGCGCCCAGCTGA
- a CDS encoding ROK family transcriptional regulator: MSRLTGGDPSLLRRINSAVVLHALRGAGSPTLTDLTRITGLSRPTVEGVVEGLFEAGLVVESAPDGAEARRQGRPARRFRFRAEAGHLLGIEIGPHRVSALLSGLDGRIIGAGSREVSETACADDRLDKVRTVVADVLRRTGVARSSLRAVGVGSPGIVEADGTVRLGTALPDWTGLALGERLRRSFRCPVLVENDANAAAVAEHWKGAATESDDIVFVLAGLSPGAGSLIGGRLHRGFGGAAGEIGALHLLGRGVTPERLLSTTDTPLDPLDEHAVAAVFAKARHGDEQAQAAVERFIQRLVHDVAALVLALDPELVVVGGWAAGLDGVLDPLRGELARYCLRPPRVALSLLGEAAVATGALRLALDHVEEQLFAVEGTVTARR; encoded by the coding sequence GTGAGCCGGCTGACCGGTGGGGACCCGTCGTTGCTGCGTCGGATCAATTCCGCTGTGGTGCTGCACGCCCTCAGGGGCGCCGGTTCCCCGACCCTCACGGACCTGACCCGGATCACCGGTCTGTCCCGGCCGACGGTCGAGGGCGTCGTGGAAGGGCTCTTCGAAGCCGGTCTGGTCGTCGAGTCGGCGCCGGACGGTGCCGAGGCACGACGGCAGGGCCGTCCGGCCCGCCGGTTCCGGTTCCGTGCCGAGGCCGGACATCTGCTGGGCATCGAGATCGGCCCGCACCGGGTCTCGGCGCTGCTGTCGGGCCTGGACGGCCGGATCATAGGCGCCGGCTCCCGTGAGGTGTCGGAGACCGCCTGCGCCGACGACCGCCTCGACAAGGTGCGGACCGTGGTCGCCGACGTCCTGCGGCGGACCGGCGTGGCCCGCAGCAGCCTGCGGGCGGTCGGGGTCGGCAGCCCGGGCATCGTGGAGGCCGACGGCACCGTCCGGCTGGGTACCGCACTGCCGGACTGGACCGGCCTGGCGCTGGGCGAGCGGCTGCGGCGTTCCTTCCGCTGCCCGGTTCTCGTGGAGAACGATGCGAACGCCGCAGCCGTCGCGGAGCACTGGAAGGGCGCGGCCACGGAGTCCGACGACATCGTGTTCGTGCTGGCGGGGCTGAGTCCGGGAGCGGGTTCCCTGATCGGCGGACGGCTGCACCGTGGTTTCGGCGGTGCGGCGGGCGAGATCGGGGCGCTGCACCTCCTGGGCCGTGGCGTCACACCGGAGCGGCTGCTGTCCACGACGGACACGCCTCTGGACCCGCTTGACGAGCATGCGGTGGCCGCTGTCTTCGCGAAGGCGCGGCACGGCGACGAACAGGCGCAGGCGGCGGTCGAGCGGTTCATTCAGCGGCTGGTCCACGATGTCGCGGCGCTGGTGCTGGCACTCGATCCCGAGCTGGTGGTCGTCGGCGGGTGGGCAGCCGGGCTGGACGGGGTGCTCGACCCGCTCCGCGGCGAGCTGGCCCGCTACTGCCTTCGGCCCCCGAGGGTGGCGTTGTCACTGCTCGGCGAGGCCGCTGTGGCCACGGGAGCGCTGCGGCTGGCACTCGACCACGTCGAGGAGCAGCTCTTCGCGGTGGAGGGAACGGTGACGGCCCGCCGCTGA
- a CDS encoding GntR family transcriptional regulator, translating into MGTTQLESVQEPKYWHLKTVLSEALDSDFAVGEILPNERELAARFGVARATLRQALEQLELEGRLQRRRGVGTTVAPPRVGVAVSTAQHDWTGGGAGEAWQSVDCRTAAAPVAVAGALDVGCEEPVHIVRRIRVSNGQAVAAELLYVPSSSVPELSAIENPSGSARARSVVRELHRLALDGQDRSVELGSARADDAKELDRLPGAPVLVVTTRYLAAGGTAAVSVATYRADTCRLTFGDSGDVEISHHDQERRAS; encoded by the coding sequence GTGGGGACCACGCAGCTGGAATCGGTACAGGAGCCGAAGTACTGGCACCTCAAGACCGTGCTCAGTGAGGCACTCGACTCGGACTTTGCGGTGGGAGAGATCCTTCCCAACGAGCGCGAGCTCGCCGCCCGGTTCGGCGTCGCCCGGGCCACGCTTCGGCAGGCACTGGAGCAGCTCGAACTCGAAGGCAGACTGCAGCGCCGCCGGGGGGTCGGGACCACGGTCGCGCCGCCGCGCGTGGGCGTGGCCGTCTCCACGGCTCAGCACGACTGGACCGGCGGTGGCGCGGGCGAGGCATGGCAGTCGGTGGACTGCCGGACCGCGGCCGCACCCGTGGCGGTGGCCGGCGCGCTCGACGTGGGGTGCGAGGAGCCCGTCCACATCGTGCGCCGGATCCGGGTCAGCAACGGGCAGGCTGTCGCGGCGGAGCTGCTGTACGTGCCGTCGTCCTCGGTTCCCGAACTCTCCGCCATAGAAAATCCGTCCGGCTCCGCCAGAGCCCGCAGCGTCGTGCGTGAACTGCACCGGCTCGCGCTCGACGGCCAGGACCGCTCGGTTGAGCTCGGTTCGGCCCGCGCGGACGATGCCAAGGAGCTCGACCGGCTTCCCGGGGCGCCCGTCCTCGTCGTCACCACCCGGTACCTCGCCGCAGGCGGCACCGCGGCCGTTTCCGTCGCCACCTACCGCGCCGACACCTGCCGGCTCACCTTCGGCGACTCGGGCGACGTGGAGATCAGCCACCACGACCAGGAGCGCCGGGCATCCTGA
- a CDS encoding RNA polymerase sigma-70 factor, producing the protein MTADTVTDVFEEHRPVLTGVAYRMLGRIADAEDVVQEAWLRWSSVAREDVREPRAFLVRIVTRLAIDRLRQLRTRREAYVGPWLPEPLVTDFGPSLPDTAEQAVLADSVSVAVLVVLESLSPLERAVFVLREAFGFPYGEIATTLDRTEAAVRQLAGRARRHVEERKPRYDVDPVHRRDLTERFLAAAAGGDIEELLALLAPDVRLVGDSGGKSKGPLRILQSADKVGRFLHAVAQEQARDLEVRSLEVNGGPALLVLVGGKADCVIQVDVRDEAIQCVYIIRNPDKLTTFIGT; encoded by the coding sequence GTGACAGCCGACACCGTGACCGACGTCTTCGAAGAGCACCGGCCCGTACTCACCGGGGTCGCCTACCGCATGCTCGGCCGGATCGCCGACGCGGAGGACGTGGTCCAGGAGGCGTGGCTCCGCTGGTCGTCCGTGGCGCGGGAGGACGTGCGCGAACCGCGCGCCTTCCTCGTGAGGATCGTCACCCGTCTCGCCATCGACCGGCTGCGCCAACTCCGGACGCGACGAGAGGCGTACGTCGGGCCCTGGCTGCCGGAACCCCTCGTCACCGACTTCGGTCCCAGCCTTCCCGACACGGCGGAGCAGGCCGTGCTCGCCGACTCCGTGTCCGTCGCGGTGCTCGTCGTCCTCGAATCGCTCTCCCCGCTGGAGCGCGCCGTCTTCGTCCTGCGCGAGGCCTTCGGCTTTCCGTACGGAGAGATCGCCACGACGCTCGACCGGACCGAGGCCGCCGTCCGTCAGCTCGCGGGGCGCGCCCGACGTCATGTGGAGGAGCGCAAGCCGCGCTACGACGTCGATCCCGTCCACCGCCGTGACCTCACGGAACGCTTTCTCGCGGCGGCCGCGGGCGGTGACATCGAGGAGTTGCTCGCACTCCTCGCGCCGGACGTGCGACTCGTCGGCGACAGCGGCGGGAAGTCGAAGGGGCCGCTGCGGATCCTGCAGAGCGCGGACAAGGTCGGCCGCTTCCTCCACGCAGTCGCTCAAGAGCAGGCTCGGGACCTGGAGGTCAGGAGCCTGGAGGTGAACGGTGGGCCGGCGCTGCTGGTTCTCGTCGGCGGAAAGGCCGACTGTGTCATTCAGGTGGATGTGCGGGACGAAGCCATCCAGTGTGTATATATCATTCGCAATCCTGACAAGCTCACCACTTTCATCGGTACGTAG
- a CDS encoding DMT family transporter: MNVTSLRGALLATVACILVGASFTANSVLGDYPYAGGQALRYGLAGLLLLPLLRRGGAPPPAAVLRALSGRQWGRLALLAAVGMVGFNLAVLAAERSAEPAAPGVFVGCAPIVVAVLVPLLDGRRPARAALYAAALVAAGAFTVQGWGRTDTAGILCSVGALAGEVGFAVIAVPVLRPLGPKLLSATVCVIAAAESAALGLLLDGGSFLRVPSPGEAAALVWQAAVVTVVGFVCWYMGMQRIGAERATLFSGLIPVSAALTAPLVGAGSYGVAQAAGSCLVALGVALGSGVLRRRRLVPGTASATGAEDHPRHESRVVVHRAMVTAGQPGTGDGGLGPGPPATQEQPVAAAPGDGHRQSRHIIGEQDIASGVRRLA, translated from the coding sequence ATGAACGTGACCTCCCTGCGCGGAGCCCTCCTCGCCACCGTCGCCTGCATCCTCGTGGGTGCTTCCTTCACCGCCAACAGTGTCCTCGGCGACTACCCGTACGCGGGTGGCCAGGCGCTGCGCTACGGCCTCGCCGGCCTCCTCCTCCTGCCACTTCTGCGACGGGGTGGAGCGCCCCCGCCCGCTGCCGTACTGCGCGCGCTCAGCGGCCGCCAGTGGGGGCGGCTCGCTCTGCTCGCGGCGGTCGGAATGGTTGGCTTCAACCTGGCGGTCCTGGCCGCCGAGCGGTCCGCGGAACCTGCCGCTCCCGGAGTCTTCGTGGGGTGCGCCCCGATCGTCGTGGCGGTGCTCGTGCCGTTGCTGGACGGGCGCCGGCCGGCCCGCGCCGCGCTCTACGCCGCCGCGCTGGTCGCCGCGGGCGCCTTCACGGTCCAGGGCTGGGGCCGTACGGACACGGCGGGCATCCTCTGTTCCGTCGGTGCGCTGGCGGGCGAGGTGGGCTTCGCCGTCATCGCCGTACCCGTTCTGCGTCCGCTCGGCCCGAAACTGCTGTCCGCCACGGTCTGCGTGATCGCCGCCGCGGAGTCGGCCGCGCTGGGGCTGCTGCTGGACGGCGGCAGCTTCCTGCGAGTGCCTTCACCCGGTGAGGCGGCGGCACTGGTCTGGCAGGCCGCCGTGGTCACGGTCGTCGGATTCGTCTGCTGGTACATGGGCATGCAGCGCATCGGCGCCGAGCGCGCCACGCTCTTCTCCGGTCTGATCCCGGTCTCCGCCGCGCTGACCGCTCCGCTGGTCGGCGCCGGTTCCTACGGTGTCGCACAGGCCGCAGGCAGCTGTCTGGTCGCGCTGGGGGTGGCGCTCGGATCGGGCGTTCTGCGCCGGCGCCGGCTCGTGCCCGGTACGGCCTCGGCGACTGGCGCCGAGGATCACCCGCGCCACGAGAGCCGGGTCGTCGTTCATCGAGCCATGGTCACAGCGGGGCAGCCGGGTACCGGGGACGGTGGGCTTGGCCCGGGTCCCCCGGCGACGCAGGAGCAGCCGGTCGCTGCTGCCCCGGGCGACGGTCACCGGCAATCCCGGCACATCATCGGTGAACAGGACATCGCGTCCGGCGTCCGGCGCCTGGCGTAA
- a CDS encoding PLP-dependent aminotransferase family protein, which yields MTSSGTNPVPDGGGRGRESVSAAWELLLPAASAPARGRGRALQSALREAVRSGRLTPGTRLPSSRELAADLGVSRGLITEAYEQLTAESYLRSGRGAGTWVSGSVRAAAGWARDLAPRTPGTLVDFRPGTPDLSLFPRSAWAATHRSVLGRLPHSALGYPDPRGLPELRVALAALLTRRRGVVADPERLLVCSGVAQATTLLGFVLHGRGMRTVGVEDPGSPEHSSLFASTGLATSRLPLDDEGLATEPLARSGVRAVMTTPAHQFPTGIAYSAARRSLLLDWARDVDGVVMEDDYDGDFRYDRAPVGALQGLDPEHVAYTGSVSKSLAPGLRLGWLLAPASMTDEIVARKRTMDLGNPAVDQAVLADFIVRGGYDRQLRRCQRAYRERRDTLTAALAEYFPGTEVSGIAAGLHIIARLPERYGPEAGFTARAAGAGIALRLLSECGTAPPADRAVNLVLGYAQLAPVDITRGVRLLAEAQQGLR from the coding sequence ATGACCTCTTCGGGGACCAATCCAGTACCGGACGGCGGCGGCAGGGGCCGGGAATCGGTCTCCGCCGCCTGGGAGTTGCTACTTCCGGCAGCGTCCGCCCCGGCGCGCGGACGTGGTCGCGCCCTCCAGTCGGCGCTGCGCGAAGCGGTCCGGTCCGGCCGTCTGACGCCGGGGACGCGGCTTCCGTCCAGTCGTGAACTCGCCGCCGATCTCGGCGTCTCACGCGGTCTGATCACCGAGGCGTACGAGCAGCTGACCGCCGAGAGCTACCTGCGCAGCGGCCGCGGGGCGGGGACATGGGTCAGCGGCTCGGTGCGGGCGGCGGCGGGCTGGGCCCGCGATCTCGCCCCGCGCACTCCCGGCACGCTCGTCGATTTCCGGCCCGGCACTCCGGACCTCTCGCTCTTCCCACGCAGCGCCTGGGCCGCCACCCACCGTTCGGTGCTCGGCCGGCTGCCGCACAGCGCCCTGGGCTATCCCGATCCACGTGGGCTGCCCGAGTTGCGGGTGGCGCTCGCGGCCCTGCTGACGAGGCGTCGCGGGGTGGTGGCCGATCCGGAACGTCTGCTGGTCTGTTCGGGCGTGGCGCAGGCGACGACACTGCTCGGGTTCGTGCTGCACGGACGCGGGATGCGCACGGTCGGTGTCGAGGACCCCGGGAGCCCCGAACACTCCTCGCTCTTCGCTTCGACGGGTCTGGCCACGTCCCGGCTGCCGCTCGACGACGAGGGCCTCGCCACCGAGCCGCTCGCGCGCTCCGGGGTCCGCGCCGTGATGACCACTCCGGCCCATCAGTTCCCCACCGGGATCGCGTACTCCGCCGCCCGCCGAAGTCTGCTCCTGGACTGGGCGAGGGACGTCGACGGAGTGGTCATGGAGGACGACTACGACGGTGACTTCCGCTACGACCGGGCTCCGGTCGGCGCCCTGCAGGGCCTGGATCCCGAGCACGTCGCGTACACCGGCTCGGTGAGCAAGTCGCTGGCACCGGGTCTGCGGCTCGGGTGGTTGCTGGCACCGGCGTCGATGACGGATGAGATCGTCGCCCGCAAGCGCACGATGGATCTCGGCAATCCGGCGGTCGACCAGGCGGTACTCGCCGATTTCATTGTCCGGGGAGGCTACGACCGTCAGCTGCGGCGCTGCCAGCGCGCTTACCGGGAACGCCGCGACACCCTGACAGCGGCGCTGGCCGAGTACTTCCCCGGCACCGAGGTCAGCGGTATCGCCGCGGGGCTTCACATCATTGCCCGGCTGCCCGAACGGTACGGCCCCGAGGCCGGTTTCACCGCCAGGGCCGCCGGTGCCGGAATCGCGCTGCGGCTGCTGAGCGAATGCGGCACGGCGCCGCCCGCGGACCGTGCTGTGAACCTGGTACTGGGTTACGCGCAACTGGCGCCGGTGGACATCACCCGGGGGGTGCGGCTGCTGGCCGAGGCTCAGCAGGGCTTGCGCTGA
- a CDS encoding GNAT family N-acetyltransferase produces MTDVTSAKSARRPHHWRRDLIELAALFTAVAVADAIANLIGHQPDGPYLLIASALALTATAAFHTWWARRHSHAPPPDTDRVSAPDGSAVQRAAAAVSPASDTGSGETTLWRMRTTVRDVPGSLAALCIVLAQHRIDILTLQTHPLARGTVDEFLLRAPATLPAPQLTREISAAGGSSTWIERADAHDLVDAPTRVLGLATRTALDAAELPLALRQLLGRCTIHSLPAVSINGRATGESAPVEGVLEETAMRLRDPAGGVITVERPHLPFTPTEFARARALVELDARLGPRVPRSEHVLTLPEGNAITVRRADRTDLEAARAMHDRCSEQTLRLRYHGPVQDADRYLDHLLSPRFGRTLAVQTASGRLVALGHLLWDGDETEVALLVEDDWQRRGIGSELLARLVALAVEADCESVYAVTQASNTGMVATMRALSLPLDYQIEDGTLVITARLDATSVRSLPPYEQASH; encoded by the coding sequence ATGACTGATGTGACCTCCGCGAAGAGTGCCCGCCGCCCCCACCACTGGCGACGGGATCTCATCGAACTTGCCGCCCTGTTCACCGCGGTCGCCGTTGCCGACGCGATCGCCAACCTGATCGGACACCAGCCGGACGGACCGTATCTGCTCATCGCATCGGCCCTGGCGCTGACCGCGACTGCCGCGTTCCACACCTGGTGGGCCCGGCGGCACAGCCACGCACCACCGCCGGATACCGACAGGGTGTCCGCCCCGGACGGCTCCGCCGTGCAGCGGGCAGCGGCGGCCGTCTCCCCCGCATCGGATACCGGGTCCGGGGAGACGACGCTGTGGCGCATGCGCACCACGGTCAGGGACGTCCCCGGCAGCCTGGCCGCGCTCTGCATCGTGCTGGCCCAGCACCGGATCGACATCCTGACCCTTCAGACGCACCCACTGGCCCGGGGCACGGTCGACGAGTTCCTGCTGCGCGCCCCCGCCACGCTTCCGGCACCGCAGCTGACCCGGGAGATCTCCGCCGCGGGCGGCAGCTCCACCTGGATCGAGCGCGCCGACGCCCATGACCTGGTGGACGCTCCGACCCGGGTACTCGGTCTCGCCACCCGCACCGCCCTGGACGCCGCCGAACTCCCCCTCGCCCTGCGGCAGCTGCTCGGCCGGTGCACCATCCACTCGCTGCCCGCCGTCTCGATCAACGGACGCGCCACCGGTGAGAGCGCGCCCGTCGAAGGGGTACTGGAGGAGACGGCGATGCGGCTGCGCGACCCGGCGGGCGGCGTCATCACCGTGGAGCGGCCCCATCTCCCGTTCACGCCCACGGAGTTCGCCAGGGCACGCGCGCTGGTCGAGCTCGACGCCCGGCTCGGCCCCCGCGTCCCGCGCAGCGAGCACGTCCTCACCCTGCCCGAGGGCAACGCGATCACCGTACGCCGGGCGGACCGCACGGACCTCGAAGCGGCCCGCGCCATGCACGACCGCTGCTCGGAGCAGACGCTACGGCTGCGCTACCACGGCCCGGTACAGGATGCCGACCGCTATCTCGACCACCTGCTGAGCCCGCGCTTCGGCCGCACGCTCGCCGTGCAGACGGCCTCCGGCCGACTGGTCGCCCTCGGTCATCTGCTCTGGGACGGCGACGAGACCGAGGTCGCCCTGCTCGTCGAGGACGACTGGCAGCGCCGCGGCATCGGCTCCGAGCTCCTCGCCCGCCTGGTGGCCCTCGCCGTCGAGGCCGACTGCGAGAGCGTCTACGCCGTCACCCAGGCGTCCAACACCGGGATGGTCGCCACCATGCGCGCGCTCTCGCTGCCGCTCGACTACCAGATCGAGGACGGCACGCTCGTGATCACCGCCCGGCTGGACGCGACTTCGGTACGGTCTCTGCCGCCGTACGAGCAGGCGAGTCACTGA
- a CDS encoding trans-sulfuration enzyme family protein encodes MDTEASMAPSTTTRSRALATEAVHAGRDDLAALGLHAPPIDLSTTYPSYDSRGEAERIDSFAATGARLDGPPVYARLDNPTTARFETALARLEGTASAVAFASGMAALTAVLLVRASMGLRHVVAVRPLYGCSDHLLGAGLLGTEVTWTDPAGIADAIRPDTGLVMVETPANPTLAEVDIRSVAHSCGSVPLLVDNTFATPVLQRPVEHGARIVLHSATKYLGGHGDVMGGVVACDEEFAARLRQVRFATGGVLHPMAGYLLLRGLATLPVRVRAASASAAELSRRLAADPRIARVHYPELGGAMVSFEIFGDPHRVIAAVRLITPAVSLGSVDSLIQHPASISHRIVDEGDRQASGVGDRLLRMSVGLEDVEDLWADLCQALSSEEPLRQDFSDSPARTAAETVPKSRPAGR; translated from the coding sequence ATGGACACCGAAGCCTCGATGGCGCCCTCGACGACAACCCGGTCCAGGGCGCTGGCCACCGAAGCCGTGCACGCCGGACGCGACGACCTCGCGGCTCTCGGCCTGCACGCCCCGCCGATTGACCTGTCCACCACCTACCCCTCGTACGACTCCAGGGGAGAGGCGGAGCGGATCGACTCCTTCGCCGCCACCGGTGCCCGGCTCGACGGGCCGCCGGTCTACGCCCGGCTCGACAACCCGACCACCGCCCGATTCGAGACGGCCCTGGCCCGGCTCGAAGGGACCGCGAGCGCTGTGGCGTTCGCCAGCGGCATGGCGGCGCTCACTGCCGTTCTGCTGGTCCGCGCGAGCATGGGGCTGCGCCATGTGGTGGCGGTCCGTCCGCTGTACGGCTGCAGCGACCATCTGCTCGGTGCCGGGTTGCTGGGCACCGAGGTGACCTGGACCGATCCGGCGGGCATCGCCGACGCGATCCGCCCCGACACCGGTCTGGTGATGGTGGAGACCCCCGCCAATCCGACGCTCGCCGAGGTGGACATCCGGTCGGTCGCCCACTCCTGCGGCTCCGTTCCGCTGCTCGTCGACAACACCTTCGCGACGCCGGTGCTCCAGCGGCCCGTCGAGCACGGCGCGCGGATTGTGCTGCACAGTGCGACGAAGTACCTCGGAGGCCACGGTGACGTGATGGGCGGAGTCGTCGCCTGTGACGAGGAGTTCGCCGCCCGGCTGCGCCAGGTGCGTTTCGCCACCGGCGGAGTGCTGCATCCGATGGCCGGTTACCTGCTGCTGCGCGGCCTCGCCACGCTGCCGGTACGGGTGCGGGCCGCGTCCGCGTCCGCCGCGGAGCTCTCCCGCAGGCTGGCCGCCGACCCGCGGATCGCCCGTGTCCACTACCCGGAACTGGGCGGCGCGATGGTCTCCTTCGAGATCTTCGGGGACCCGCACCGGGTGATCGCCGCGGTACGGCTTATCACGCCCGCCGTCAGTCTCGGCAGCGTGGACAGCCTGATCCAGCACCCCGCCTCCATCAGCCACCGCATTGTGGACGAAGGAGACCGGCAGGCGTCGGGGGTCGGCGACCGGCTGCTGCGGATGTCGGTCGGCCTGGAGGATGTCGAGGATCTCTGGGCCGATCTCTGCCAGGCGCTGAGCAGTGAGGAGCCCCTGCGTCAGGACTTCAGTGACTCGCCTGCTCGTACGGCGGCAGAGACCGTACCGAAGTCGCGTCCAGCCGGGCGGTGA
- a CDS encoding Lrp/AsnC family transcriptional regulator, which yields MTDSIALDTVDLHILRLLQNDARTTYRDLAAEVGVAPSTCLDRVTRLRRTGVILGHQLRLDPARLGRGLEALLSVQVRPHRRELIGPFVERIRTLPESRALFHLTGPDDYLVHVAVADTADLQRLVLDEFTSRREVARVETRLIFQQWECGPMLPPSAIAAGPGTSQASEPF from the coding sequence ATGACCGATTCCATCGCCCTCGACACGGTGGATCTGCATATTCTGCGCCTGTTGCAGAACGATGCCCGGACCACCTACCGCGATCTCGCAGCAGAGGTCGGGGTCGCCCCGTCCACATGCCTGGACCGGGTCACCCGGCTGCGCCGCACGGGCGTCATCCTCGGACACCAGTTGCGACTGGATCCGGCCAGACTGGGCCGCGGGCTGGAGGCGCTGCTCTCGGTGCAGGTCCGGCCGCACCGCAGAGAACTCATCGGCCCGTTCGTCGAGCGGATCAGGACGCTGCCCGAGTCCCGGGCGCTCTTCCATCTGACCGGTCCCGACGACTATCTGGTCCATGTGGCCGTTGCCGACACCGCCGATCTGCAGCGGCTGGTACTGGACGAGTTCACCTCGCGCCGCGAAGTCGCCCGGGTGGAAACCAGGCTGATCTTCCAGCAATGGGAGTGCGGACCGATGCTGCCGCCCTCCGCCATCGCGGCCGGGCCGGGCACAAGTCAGGCCTCCGAGCCCTTTTGA